From the Serratia nematodiphila DZ0503SBS1 genome, one window contains:
- the pspG gene encoding envelope stress response protein PspG → MLEIFFLIGFVVMLMVTGISLLGIFAALLAAAAFMLLGGLFAVVIKLLPWLILAVVGVWIYRSMQKPQVRRY, encoded by the coding sequence ATGTTGGAAATCTTCTTTCTCATTGGCTTTGTGGTGATGCTGATGGTGACCGGCATCTCGCTGCTGGGGATCTTCGCTGCGCTGTTGGCGGCGGCGGCGTTCATGTTGTTGGGCGGGTTATTCGCGGTGGTCATCAAGCTGCTGCCGTGGCTGATTTTGGCGGTGGTTGGGGTATGGATTTACCGTTCGATGCAGAAACCCCAGGTCAGGCGTTACTGA
- a CDS encoding CsbD family protein, which yields MNKDQADGNWKQLKGKVKEKWGKLTDDDLTVIEGKREQLVGKIQERYGYQKEAAEKEVKAWEDHTKHRW from the coding sequence ATGAATAAAGATCAAGCCGACGGTAACTGGAAGCAGCTGAAAGGCAAAGTGAAAGAGAAATGGGGCAAGCTGACCGATGACGATCTGACGGTCATCGAAGGGAAACGCGAACAGCTGGTCGGCAAAATCCAGGAGCGCTACGGTTACCAGAAAGAGGCGGCCGAAAAAGAGGTGAAGGCCTGGGAAGATCACACCAAACACCGCTGGTAA
- the zur gene encoding zinc uptake transcriptional repressor Zur, producing MNSTTQEKLLAQAERLCQQRNVRLTPQRLEVLRLMTQQPGAISAYDLLDLLRVAEPQAKPPTVYRALDFLLEQGFIHRVESANSYVLCHHFEQPMHTSALFICDRCGQVTERTTEGVEETLQKLAQEAGFALRHSVVEAHGLCAGCVEVEACDSKHDCAEHDHSIAIKKK from the coding sequence ATGAACTCAACCACCCAGGAAAAGCTGTTGGCGCAGGCGGAACGCCTCTGCCAGCAACGCAATGTGCGATTGACGCCGCAACGGCTGGAAGTGCTGCGTCTGATGACTCAGCAACCCGGTGCAATCAGCGCTTATGACCTGCTCGATCTGCTGCGCGTCGCCGAACCGCAGGCCAAGCCGCCGACGGTCTACCGCGCGCTGGATTTTCTGCTGGAGCAAGGGTTTATCCATAGGGTGGAGTCCGCCAACAGCTACGTGCTGTGCCACCACTTCGAACAGCCGATGCATACGTCCGCGCTGTTTATCTGCGACCGCTGCGGCCAGGTGACCGAACGCACCACCGAAGGCGTGGAGGAAACGCTGCAGAAGCTGGCGCAGGAAGCCGGATTTGCGCTGCGGCACAGCGTGGTGGAAGCGCACGGCCTGTGCGCCGGTTGCGTTGAAGTTGAAGCTTGTGACAGCAAGCATGACTGCGCCGAACATGATCACAGCATCGCCATCAAGAAGAAGTAA
- a CDS encoding diacylglycerol kinase — MANQATGLTRIIKAAGYSYKGLSAAWQHEAAFRQELVVTLLAIILAVWLDVGAIARILLIGSVALVMIVEILNSAIEAVVDRIGSEHHELSGRAKDMGSAAVSLAIVLALFVWGTVLWQHFG, encoded by the coding sequence ATGGCAAACCAAGCAACCGGGCTGACCCGCATCATCAAGGCCGCCGGCTATTCCTATAAAGGGCTATCCGCCGCCTGGCAGCACGAAGCGGCTTTCCGCCAGGAACTGGTGGTCACCCTTCTGGCTATCATACTGGCTGTCTGGCTGGATGTGGGTGCGATAGCGCGCATTTTATTGATCGGATCGGTAGCGCTGGTGATGATCGTCGAGATCCTGAACAGCGCGATCGAGGCGGTGGTGGATCGCATCGGCAGCGAACATCACGAGCTGTCCGGGCGGGCCAAGGACATGGGATCGGCGGCGGTGTCGCTGGCGATCGTGCTGGCGCTGTTCGTTTGGGGCACGGTCTTATGGCAGCATTTCGGCTGA
- the plsB gene encoding glycerol-3-phosphate 1-O-acyltransferase PlsB translates to MSGWRKIYYKILNLPLKLLVRSKVIPSDPVTELGLDPSRPILYVLPYNSKADLLTLRTQCLAQDLPDPLNALEIDGTVLPSYVFIHDGPRVFRYYTPKEESVKLFHDYLDLHRSNPDLDIQMLPVSVMFGRSPGREGHGTPHLRLLNGVQKFFAVLWLGRDSFVRFSNTVSLRRMATEHGTDKTIAQKLARVARMHFSRQRLAAVGPSLPARQDLFNKLLASKAIEKAVEDEARSKKISHEKAQQNAIALMEEIAADFSYETVRLSDRVLSWTWNRLYQGINVTNAERVRQLAQDGHEIVYVPCHRSHMDYLLLSYVLYHQGLVPPHIAAGINLNFWPAGPIFRRLGAFFIRRTFKGNKLYSTVFREYLGELFTRGYSVEYFVEGGRSRTGRLLEPKTGTLSMTIQAMLRGGTRPITLVPIYIGYEHVMEVGTYAKELRGATKEKESLPQMLRGLRKLRNLGQGYVNFGEPLPLTAYLNQNVPQWRESIDPIEAQRPSWLTPTVNDLAGQIMVRINNAAAANAMNLCSTALLASRQRSLTREQLVEQLECYLQLMRNAPYARDVTVPTQTPDELLDHALNMNKFEVEKDSIGDIIILPREQAVLMTYYRNNIHHLLVLPSLIASIVMHHRRVSRAELLRQIGMIYPMLKAELFLHNDKEQLPEVLRPMIDELIRQQLICDKGDDLVLNPARIRPLQLLAAGVRETLQRYAITMSILSANPSINRGALEKESRIMAQRLSVLHGINAPEFFDKAVFSTLVATLREEGYINDSGDAIREHTLEVYSMLSDLITPEIKLTIESVNMPEETNALPQTDAEEEKDE, encoded by the coding sequence ATGTCAGGTTGGCGTAAAATTTATTATAAAATATTGAATTTACCACTTAAATTGTTGGTAAGAAGTAAGGTCATCCCTTCAGATCCGGTTACCGAGCTAGGGTTGGATCCCTCACGGCCGATTTTGTATGTTTTACCTTACAATTCCAAGGCGGATTTGCTGACGCTGCGCACCCAGTGCCTGGCGCAGGATCTGCCCGATCCGCTCAACGCGCTGGAGATCGACGGCACCGTGCTGCCGAGCTACGTGTTCATTCACGACGGCCCACGCGTATTCCGCTATTACACCCCGAAAGAAGAGTCGGTAAAGCTGTTCCACGACTATCTGGATCTGCACCGCAGCAACCCGGATCTCGACATTCAGATGCTGCCGGTTTCGGTGATGTTCGGCCGTTCGCCGGGCCGCGAAGGCCACGGCACGCCGCACCTGCGTCTGTTGAACGGCGTGCAGAAATTCTTCGCGGTGCTGTGGCTCGGCCGCGACAGCTTCGTGCGTTTCTCCAACACCGTGTCGCTGCGCCGCATGGCTACCGAACACGGCACGGATAAAACCATCGCGCAGAAACTGGCGCGCGTGGCGCGCATGCACTTCTCGCGTCAGCGCCTGGCCGCGGTGGGCCCGAGTCTGCCGGCCCGTCAGGATCTGTTCAACAAGCTGTTGGCGTCCAAAGCGATCGAAAAAGCGGTCGAGGACGAAGCGCGCAGCAAGAAGATCTCGCACGAGAAGGCCCAGCAGAACGCCATCGCGCTGATGGAAGAGATCGCCGCCGACTTCTCCTACGAAACCGTGCGCCTGTCCGACCGCGTGCTGAGCTGGACCTGGAACCGGCTGTATCAGGGCATCAACGTCACCAACGCCGAGCGCGTGCGCCAGCTGGCGCAGGACGGCCACGAGATCGTCTACGTGCCCTGCCACCGCAGCCACATGGACTATCTGCTGCTGTCGTACGTGCTGTATCACCAGGGCCTGGTGCCGCCGCACATCGCTGCGGGCATCAACCTCAACTTCTGGCCGGCGGGCCCGATCTTCCGTCGCCTGGGCGCGTTCTTCATCCGCCGCACCTTTAAAGGCAACAAGCTGTACTCGACGGTGTTCCGCGAATACCTCGGCGAGCTGTTCACCCGCGGTTACTCGGTGGAATATTTCGTGGAAGGCGGCCGTTCCCGCACCGGGCGCTTGCTGGAGCCGAAGACCGGCACCCTGTCGATGACCATCCAGGCGATGCTGCGCGGCGGCACCCGTCCGATCACGCTGGTGCCGATTTACATCGGTTACGAACACGTGATGGAAGTGGGTACCTACGCCAAAGAGCTGCGCGGTGCCACCAAGGAAAAAGAGAGCCTGCCGCAGATGCTGCGCGGCCTGCGCAAGCTGCGCAACCTGGGCCAGGGATACGTCAACTTCGGCGAACCGCTGCCATTGACGGCCTACCTCAACCAGAACGTGCCGCAGTGGCGCGAGTCGATCGATCCGATCGAAGCTCAGCGTCCAAGCTGGCTGACGCCGACGGTCAACGATCTGGCCGGCCAGATCATGGTGCGCATCAACAATGCCGCCGCAGCCAACGCCATGAACCTGTGTTCCACCGCGCTGCTGGCCTCGCGTCAGCGTTCGCTGACCCGCGAGCAGCTGGTCGAGCAGCTCGAGTGCTACCTGCAGCTGATGCGCAACGCGCCTTACGCGCGTGACGTCACCGTGCCGACGCAAACGCCGGATGAGCTGCTGGATCACGCGCTGAACATGAACAAGTTCGAGGTGGAGAAGGACAGCATCGGCGACATCATCATCCTGCCGCGCGAGCAGGCGGTGCTGATGACCTATTACCGCAACAACATCCACCATCTGCTGGTGTTGCCGTCGCTGATCGCCAGCATCGTGATGCATCATCGCCGGGTGTCGCGCGCCGAGCTGCTGCGCCAGATCGGCATGATCTACCCGATGCTGAAAGCCGAGCTGTTCCTGCATAACGACAAGGAACAGCTGCCGGAGGTGCTGCGGCCGATGATCGACGAGCTGATCCGTCAACAGCTGATCTGCGACAAAGGCGACGATCTGGTGCTCAACCCGGCGCGCATTCGCCCGCTGCAGCTACTGGCCGCCGGGGTGCGCGAAACCCTGCAACGCTACGCCATCACCATGTCGATCCTCAGCGCCAACCCGAGCATCAACCGCGGCGCGCTGGAGAAAGAGAGCCGCATCATGGCGCAGCGTCTGTCGGTGCTGCACGGCATCAATGCGCCGGAGTTCTTCGACAAGGCGGTGTTCTCCACCCTGGTGGCGACGCTGCGTGAAGAAGGCTACATCAACGACAGCGGCGATGCGATCCGCGAGCACACCCTCGAGGTGTACAGCATGCTGAGCGATCTGATCACGCCGGAAATCAAGCTGACCATCGAAAGCGTCAACATGCCGGAAGAGACCAACGCTCTGCCGCAAACCGACGCGGAAGAAGAGAAAGACGAGTGA
- the dusA gene encoding tRNA dihydrouridine(20/20a) synthase DusA, with the protein MTKDNHAPTYAANRFSIAPMLDWTDRHCRYFHRLLTKETLLYTEMVTTGAIIHGKGDYLAYSEEEHPVALQLGGSDPAALAHCAKLAEQRGYDEINLNVGCPSDRVQNGMFGACLMGQATLVADCIKAMRDVVSIPVTVKTRIGIDDQDSYAFLCDFIQTVAGRGECDMFTIHARKAWLSGLSPKENREVPPLDYPRVYQLKRDFPALTIAINGGVKTLEEAQQHLQHLDGVMMGREAYQNPGILARVDSELFGAQTAVPDSVAIVEALYPYIERELSNGTYLGHITRHILGLFQGVPGARQWRRHLSENAHKPGADARVVEQALALVRQPRVEMA; encoded by the coding sequence ATGACGAAAGACAACCACGCCCCAACCTACGCCGCCAATCGCTTCTCCATCGCGCCAATGCTCGACTGGACCGATCGTCATTGCCGTTACTTCCATCGCCTGCTGACCAAGGAAACGCTGCTGTACACCGAGATGGTGACCACCGGCGCGATCATCCACGGCAAGGGCGACTACCTGGCCTACAGCGAAGAAGAGCATCCGGTGGCGCTACAGCTGGGCGGCAGCGATCCGGCCGCGCTGGCGCACTGCGCCAAACTGGCGGAGCAGCGCGGTTATGACGAGATTAACCTCAACGTCGGCTGTCCATCTGATCGGGTGCAAAACGGTATGTTCGGCGCCTGCCTGATGGGGCAGGCGACGCTGGTCGCCGATTGCATCAAGGCGATGCGCGACGTCGTATCGATTCCGGTGACGGTGAAGACCCGCATCGGCATCGACGATCAGGACAGCTACGCTTTCCTGTGCGACTTTATCCAGACCGTCGCCGGGCGCGGCGAGTGCGACATGTTCACCATCCACGCCCGCAAAGCCTGGCTCTCCGGCCTCAGCCCGAAAGAGAACCGCGAAGTGCCGCCGCTGGACTACCCGCGCGTTTATCAGCTGAAGCGGGATTTCCCGGCGCTGACCATCGCCATCAACGGTGGAGTGAAAACGCTGGAAGAGGCGCAGCAGCATCTGCAGCATCTGGACGGCGTGATGATGGGGCGCGAGGCGTACCAGAATCCGGGCATCCTGGCGCGGGTCGACAGCGAACTGTTCGGCGCGCAGACCGCGGTGCCGGACAGCGTGGCGATCGTCGAAGCGCTGTATCCGTATATCGAGCGCGAGCTGTCTAACGGCACCTATCTCGGCCACATCACCCGCCACATCCTCGGTTTGTTCCAGGGTGTGCCGGGCGCGCGCCAGTGGCGCCGTCATCTGAGCGAGAACGCCCACAAGCCGGGCGCCGATGCGCGGGTGGTGGAGCAGGCGCTGGCGTTGGTGCGCCAGCCGCGTGTCGAAATGGCGTAG
- a CDS encoding tetratricopeptide repeat protein, translating to MNSFIKRLLASAIAGCLLFSGAALAMGGDGSGQTPPTCPKGQVYDSKTQTCTVDKGSKVDDADRTNYAYALAKSGRYQEAIDMLNTLQNPNTAVALNYRGYATRKLGRTDEGIGYYLKSVALDPKYPKVREYLGEAYMLKGRPDLARQQLLVIQSLCGTGCEEYRDLAAAIDRQPES from the coding sequence ATGAACAGCTTCATTAAACGCCTGCTGGCATCGGCCATTGCCGGCTGCCTGCTGTTTTCCGGCGCGGCGCTGGCGATGGGCGGCGACGGCAGCGGCCAAACCCCGCCGACCTGTCCGAAAGGCCAGGTTTACGACAGTAAAACCCAGACCTGCACGGTGGATAAAGGCAGCAAAGTCGACGACGCCGACCGCACTAACTATGCCTATGCACTGGCGAAAAGCGGCCGTTATCAGGAAGCGATCGATATGCTCAACACGCTGCAAAATCCCAACACCGCCGTCGCACTGAATTATCGCGGCTACGCCACGCGCAAACTGGGCCGCACCGATGAGGGTATCGGCTATTATTTAAAATCAGTGGCCCTCGATCCGAAATACCCCAAAGTGCGCGAGTACCTGGGAGAAGCCTATATGCTGAAAGGGCGGCCCGACCTGGCGCGCCAACAGCTGCTGGTGATCCAGTCGCTGTGCGGCACCGGGTGCGAGGAGTACCGAGATTTGGCGGCAGCCATCGACCGCCAACCGGAATCTTGA
- the ubiA gene encoding 4-hydroxybenzoate octaprenyltransferase has translation MEGSVTQSKWRAYSHLMRIDKPIGTLLLLWPTLWALWLAGKGVPPLSILVVFVLGVFLMRAAGCVVNDYADRAVDGYVKRTAGRPMPSGRVSAKEAKVLFVVLVLISFCLVLTLNAMTIWLSLAALALAWVYPFMKRVTNLPQFVLGAAFGWGIPMGYAAVSESLPLSCWLLLLANICWTVAYDTLYAMVDRDDDLKIGIKSTAILFGRYDKLIVGLLQFATLLLLVWVGYLAQLGGAFYWSLLLAGALFIHQQKQIAGRERDACFKAFLQNNYVGLVVFIGIALSYLPA, from the coding sequence TTGGAGGGAAGCGTGACTCAAAGTAAATGGCGGGCTTACAGCCATTTGATGCGCATTGATAAACCGATTGGCACGCTGTTGCTGTTGTGGCCGACGCTGTGGGCACTGTGGCTGGCCGGAAAAGGCGTGCCGCCGCTGTCGATTCTGGTGGTGTTCGTGCTCGGCGTGTTCCTGATGCGCGCCGCCGGCTGCGTGGTGAATGACTACGCCGATCGCGCGGTGGACGGCTACGTGAAACGCACCGCCGGGCGGCCGATGCCGAGCGGCCGGGTGAGCGCGAAAGAGGCCAAGGTGCTGTTCGTGGTGCTGGTGCTGATCTCGTTCTGCCTGGTGTTGACGCTGAATGCGATGACCATCTGGCTGTCGCTGGCGGCGCTGGCGCTGGCCTGGGTGTATCCGTTTATGAAGCGGGTGACCAACCTGCCGCAGTTCGTGCTGGGCGCCGCGTTCGGCTGGGGCATTCCGATGGGCTATGCGGCGGTCAGCGAATCGCTGCCGCTCAGCTGCTGGCTGCTGCTGCTGGCGAACATCTGCTGGACGGTGGCCTATGACACGCTGTATGCGATGGTCGATCGCGACGATGATCTGAAAATCGGCATCAAGTCCACCGCTATCCTGTTCGGGCGTTATGACAAGCTGATCGTCGGGCTGTTGCAGTTCGCGACGTTGCTGCTGCTGGTGTGGGTCGGTTATCTGGCGCAGCTCGGCGGCGCGTTTTACTGGTCGCTGCTGCTGGCGGGCGCGCTGTTCATTCACCAGCAGAAGCAGATCGCCGGGCGCGAGCGCGACGCCTGCTTCAAGGCCTTTCTGCAGAACAACTATGTCGGGCTGGTGGTGTTTATCGGCATCGCGCTCAGCTATCTGCCGGCGTAA
- the dinF gene encoding MATE family efflux transporter DinF, protein MRLISAFTSDTDKALWRLALPMIFSNITVPLLGLVDTAVIGHLDSPIYLGGVAIGAVATSFLFMLLLFLRMSTTGLAAQALGAQNPQALARAFMQPLLLALLGGAAIVLLRYPLIELALRIVGGDGEVLEQARRFLEIRWLSAPAALANLVLLGWLLGVQYVRAPVILLIVGNLLNIVLDIWLVMGLGWNVRGAAAATAIAEYATLLLGLWLAWRVMRLRGITLQMLRQAWRGDLRRLLALNRDIMLRSLLLQLCFASLTIFGARLGSEVVAVNAVLMNLLTFTAYALDGFAYAVEAHSGHAYGARDDSQLRKVWHAACRQAGLVALAFGLAYAVTGQQIVAALTSLPELRALAAHYLPWQVILPLVGVWCYLLDGMFIGATRGAEMRNSMAVAAAGYGLALFSVPLLGNHGLWLALAVFLALRGLALGWIWHRHQVRGSWFTAH, encoded by the coding sequence ATGCGCCTGATTTCCGCTTTCACCAGCGACACCGATAAAGCCCTGTGGCGCCTCGCCCTGCCGATGATCTTCTCCAATATTACCGTGCCGCTGCTCGGGCTGGTGGACACCGCGGTGATCGGCCACCTCGACAGCCCGATCTACCTGGGGGGCGTGGCGATCGGCGCGGTGGCGACCAGCTTCCTGTTCATGCTGCTGTTATTCCTGCGCATGAGCACCACCGGCCTGGCGGCGCAAGCGCTGGGGGCACAGAACCCGCAAGCGCTGGCGCGCGCCTTTATGCAACCGCTGCTGCTGGCGCTGTTGGGCGGCGCGGCGATCGTCCTGCTGCGTTATCCGCTGATCGAACTGGCGCTGCGGATCGTCGGTGGCGATGGCGAGGTGCTGGAACAGGCGCGGCGTTTTCTTGAGATCCGCTGGTTAAGCGCCCCGGCGGCGCTGGCCAATTTGGTGCTGCTGGGCTGGCTGCTTGGCGTACAGTACGTGCGGGCGCCGGTAATCCTGCTGATCGTCGGCAACCTGCTGAACATCGTGCTGGATATCTGGCTGGTGATGGGCCTGGGCTGGAACGTGCGGGGGGCGGCGGCGGCAACCGCCATCGCCGAATACGCTACGCTGCTGCTCGGCCTGTGGTTGGCGTGGCGGGTGATGCGCCTGCGCGGTATTACCCTGCAGATGCTGCGCCAGGCCTGGCGTGGCGATCTGCGTCGCCTGCTGGCGCTCAACCGCGACATCATGCTGCGCTCATTGTTGCTGCAACTGTGCTTTGCGTCGTTGACCATTTTCGGCGCTCGCCTGGGAAGCGAGGTGGTGGCGGTCAATGCGGTATTGATGAATCTGCTGACGTTCACCGCCTATGCGCTCGACGGTTTCGCTTATGCGGTGGAGGCTCATTCGGGCCACGCCTACGGCGCTCGGGACGACAGCCAACTGCGCAAAGTGTGGCACGCGGCCTGCAGGCAGGCAGGGCTGGTCGCGTTGGCCTTCGGCCTGGCGTATGCCGTTACCGGCCAGCAGATCGTGGCAGCCTTGACCTCTTTGCCGGAACTGCGTGCGTTGGCCGCCCATTATTTACCCTGGCAGGTCATTCTGCCGCTGGTTGGGGTGTGGTGCTATTTGCTGGACGGCATGTTTATCGGCGCCACGCGCGGCGCCGAGATGCGCAACAGCATGGCGGTGGCTGCTGCGGGATACGGTTTGGCGCTGTTCAGCGTGCCACTGCTTGGCAACCACGGCCTCTGGCTGGCGCTGGCGGTGTTTCTGGCGCTGCGCGGTCTGGCGTTGGGCTGGATTTGGCACCGTCACCAGGTGCGCGGCAGCTGGTTTACTGCCCATTAA
- the ubiC gene encoding chorismate lyase has product MSGIRDSILPPLEWLSEQDPPAPAAVSDWLMELGSMTRRFERHCAQVRVEPQRECFVTREALGDEANHLPDSPRYWLREVVLLGDGQPWLLGRTVIPEHTLTGPDQALVDLGTLPLGRYLFSSGDLTRDYIHIGRQDALWARRSRLRLAGKPLLLTELFLPASPLYSAVPA; this is encoded by the coding sequence ATGTCTGGCATCAGGGATTCCATCCTGCCGCCGCTGGAGTGGTTATCCGAACAGGATCCTCCGGCGCCCGCCGCCGTCAGCGACTGGCTGATGGAGTTAGGCTCCATGACCCGCCGATTTGAACGCCATTGCGCCCAGGTGCGCGTTGAACCGCAGCGCGAATGCTTCGTCACGCGCGAGGCACTGGGCGACGAGGCGAACCACCTGCCCGACAGCCCGCGCTACTGGCTGCGCGAAGTGGTGCTGCTGGGCGACGGCCAGCCCTGGCTGCTGGGGCGCACGGTGATCCCGGAACATACGCTGACCGGACCCGACCAGGCGCTGGTGGATCTGGGCACGCTGCCGCTGGGGCGCTATTTGTTCAGCAGCGGCGATCTGACCCGCGACTATATCCATATCGGCCGACAGGACGCGCTGTGGGCGCGTCGTTCACGGCTGCGGCTGGCGGGCAAACCGCTGCTGCTGACCGAACTGTTTTTACCGGCTTCGCCGCTGTATTCAGCGGTCCCCGCATAA
- the lexA gene encoding transcriptional repressor LexA, whose translation MKALTTRQQEVYDLIREHISQTGMPPTRAEIAMRLGFRSPNAAEEHLKALARKGVIEIVSGASRGIRLLMEEEEGLPLIGRVAAGEPLLAQQHIEGHYQVDPSLFKPSADFLLRVNGMSMRDIGILDGDLLAVHKTQDVRNGQVVVARIEDEVTVKRLKKHGNVVELLPENNEFQPIVVDLRQQNFTIEGLAVGVIRNGDWI comes from the coding sequence ATGAAAGCACTAACTACCAGACAGCAAGAGGTCTACGATCTGATTCGCGAGCACATTTCGCAAACGGGCATGCCGCCAACGCGTGCCGAGATCGCGATGCGTCTGGGGTTCCGTTCGCCTAACGCCGCCGAAGAGCACCTGAAGGCGCTGGCACGCAAAGGCGTGATCGAAATCGTCTCCGGCGCCTCGCGCGGTATCCGTCTGCTGATGGAAGAAGAAGAAGGGCTGCCGCTGATCGGCCGCGTCGCCGCCGGCGAGCCGCTGCTGGCGCAGCAGCACATCGAAGGGCACTACCAGGTGGATCCTTCCCTGTTTAAACCGAGCGCCGATTTCCTGCTGCGGGTGAACGGCATGTCAATGCGCGACATCGGCATTCTGGACGGCGATCTGCTGGCGGTACACAAAACGCAAGACGTGCGCAACGGCCAGGTCGTGGTCGCGCGGATCGAAGACGAAGTGACGGTCAAGCGCTTGAAAAAGCACGGCAACGTGGTTGAGCTGCTGCCGGAGAACAACGAATTCCAACCGATCGTGGTCGATCTGCGTCAGCAGAATTTCACTATCGAAGGGCTGGCGGTCGGCGTGATCCGCAACGGCGACTGGATTTAA
- a CDS encoding sugar O-acetyltransferase: MTEREKLLSGLEYNSRDEELLALYHRARALTKSLGVLDSHQADEKNRLLGELFGNWGEASWIETPFWCDYGQHVRIGKNCFINVNAVFLDCNTITIGDNTLIGPNVQIYTPSHPLKAGERFTGDPAFPFRTSAQPVSIGSNVWIGGNVVILPGVTIGDGTTIGAGSIVTGDIPANVLALGQPCRVIRALE; encoded by the coding sequence ATGACGGAAAGAGAGAAGCTGTTAAGCGGCCTGGAATACAACAGCCGCGATGAAGAACTGCTCGCCCTGTACCATCGGGCGAGGGCGTTGACCAAAAGCCTGGGGGTGCTGGACTCGCATCAGGCGGACGAGAAAAATCGCCTGCTCGGCGAGCTGTTCGGCAACTGGGGTGAAGCGAGCTGGATCGAAACGCCATTCTGGTGCGACTACGGGCAGCATGTCCGCATCGGTAAAAACTGTTTTATCAACGTCAATGCGGTGTTCCTCGACTGCAACACCATCACCATCGGCGACAACACGCTGATCGGCCCCAACGTACAAATCTACACGCCGAGTCATCCGCTGAAGGCCGGTGAACGCTTTACCGGTGACCCGGCTTTTCCTTTCCGCACCTCGGCGCAGCCGGTGTCTATCGGCAGCAACGTGTGGATCGGCGGCAACGTGGTGATCCTGCCGGGAGTGACCATCGGCGATGGTACGACTATCGGTGCGGGCAGCATCGTCACCGGCGACATTCCGGCCAATGTGCTGGCGCTGGGGCAGCCGTGCCGGGTTATCCGCGCGTTGGAATAG
- a CDS encoding RNA polymerase sigma factor: MTISGDAIRDELGHYLSRLWRYALVLSHRRDVADDLVQATCVRALERAAQFTPGSHLDRWLFAILHSIWLNEVRAQHRRQGQGCMAAEELGDADNGERPVWLNEVMRRVSRLPAAQRNALFLVYVEGLSYREAAKVLAVPIGTVMSRLAAARLALADDRQLPNDDSHRKKPPTPPLPRTRR, from the coding sequence GTGACTATCAGCGGCGATGCGATACGCGATGAACTCGGCCACTATCTCTCCCGCCTGTGGCGCTATGCGCTGGTGCTTTCGCACCGGCGGGATGTCGCCGACGACCTGGTGCAGGCAACCTGCGTGCGTGCGCTGGAGCGCGCCGCGCAATTCACCCCCGGTTCACACCTGGATCGCTGGTTGTTTGCCATCTTGCACTCTATTTGGCTCAATGAAGTTCGCGCCCAGCATCGTCGTCAGGGGCAAGGCTGCATGGCGGCGGAAGAGCTTGGCGATGCGGACAACGGTGAACGGCCGGTCTGGCTCAATGAAGTGATGCGGCGCGTAAGCCGGTTGCCGGCGGCCCAGCGCAACGCGCTGTTTCTGGTGTATGTCGAAGGGCTGTCCTACCGGGAAGCGGCGAAAGTGCTGGCGGTGCCAATCGGCACCGTCATGAGCCGCCTTGCGGCCGCACGCCTGGCCTTGGCCGATGACCGCCAGTTGCCAAACGACGATTCGCACCGTAAGAAGCCCCCTACTCCGCCCTTGCCCCGCACTCGCCGATAA